ACTGCGAAGGAATACGGCGGGGCGTGGCTCTACGGCGGCAAGGACAACATCGTCTCCCTCGGTTTCGTGACCGGGCTGGACTATCCCGACCCGCGGCTGGACCCGCAGCGCGTGCTGCAGGAGTTCAAGGAGCATCCGTTCGTGCGGCAATTGCTGGAGGGCGGGAAGATGATCCGCTACGGGGCGAAGTCGCTGCCCTACGGAGGCTGGTGGGCGGTGCCGCCGGTGGCGGGAGATGGCTGGATGATCCTGGGCGACTCGGCTGGCTTCCTGAACTCGCAGCGGCTGAAGGGGATCCACCTGGCGATCAAGAGCGGGATGCTGGCGGCCGAGACCGCGTACGACGCCATGGCCAAGGGCGACTTCTCCGCGGCGCAGCTCGGGACGTACGCGCAGAAGGTGGAGAGCAGCTGGATCAAGAAGGAGCTGTGGGCGGTGCGGAATTTCCATCAGGGATTCGAGCACGGCTTCTGGCACGGAATGTTCCACGCCGGCCTCCAGCAGATCACCGGCGGGCGCGGGCTGCACGCGAAATACGCCGCGACGGCGGGACACGCGCGGCTGAAGAAGCTGGCCGAGCTGCCGGCCGATGGCGGGGCGGAGAAGCACCTGCTCAATGATTACAAGGGCGACGGCAAGTTCACCTTCGACAAGCTGACCGACCTCTATCACTCAGGCACCAAGCACGAGGAGGACCAGCCGGCGCACCTGGTGATCCACGACACCAATATCTGCAACGAGCGCTGCGTGAAGGAGTTCGGCAATCCCTGTCAGCACTTCTGCCCGGCCAATGTGTACGAGATGACGGAGGCGGCGGACGCGCCCAGCGGCAAGCAGATCCACCTGAACCCGTCCAACTGCGTGCACTGCAAGACCTGCGACATCATGGACCCGTACCAGATCATCACCTGGGTGCCGCCGGAAGGCGGAGGGGGGCCGAATTACGACGGGATGTGACGCCGCTTTGCGGGCGTGAGCGGAGCGAAGGATCTCGCGCCACTGTGTCCCCTGAACCGGGCT
The window above is part of the Terriglobales bacterium genome. Proteins encoded here:
- a CDS encoding electron transfer flavoprotein-ubiquinone oxidoreductase is translated as ITVFSGFAGSELLIENERVIGVRTDDKGVDKTNQPKGNFEPGYDLRAKVTILAEGTRGSLTKQLVSRFSLDKDRNPQTYGVGVKELWEVPSGRIAAGEVIYTMGWPLTAKEYGGAWLYGGKDNIVSLGFVTGLDYPDPRLDPQRVLQEFKEHPFVRQLLEGGKMIRYGAKSLPYGGWWAVPPVAGDGWMILGDSAGFLNSQRLKGIHLAIKSGMLAAETAYDAMAKGDFSAAQLGTYAQKVESSWIKKELWAVRNFHQGFEHGFWHGMFHAGLQQITGGRGLHAKYAATAGHARLKKLAELPADGGAEKHLLNDYKGDGKFTFDKLTDLYHSGTKHEEDQPAHLVIHDTNICNERCVKEFGNPCQHFCPANVYEMTEAADAPSGKQIHLNPSNCVHCKTCDIMDPYQIITWVPPEGGGGPNYDGM